AGGAGCATACAAAGCCCTGAAATTTGAGATGATAAGACAAAAAAACCTCCTAAAGAGGGGAGTCGAAGTTAAACAGGAAACGAGAGCATTCCTAGAATCTCAGATGATCACAGTCCCCATGAGACTCAAAGAAGAAGCAGAAGATTACCGTTACATACCAGACCCTGACCTTCCACCCATGAAATTCCAAGAAAAACTATTGAAAAAAATAAAAGAAACAATCCCAGAACCCCCACATATAAAAGTTAAACGTTTCATGAGAGAATACAACCTAGAAGAAGAACACGCCAGGGTCCTCACATCAGAAATAGAACTAGCAGACGCATTCGAGGAAGTGGCCAAGGAGATAGACCCAGAATTCGCAGCCCTTTGGATGAGGGATGAAGTAAAAAGAGTACTCTACTATAATAAGATGAGCTTCAAAGAAAGTAAAATAACAGCCCAAAACCTCATAGAATTACTCAAAATGATAAAAAACAAGGAAATCACAGTAAAGGCAGGTCAGAGGATAATAGAAAAAATGCCGCACACAAGAAAGAACCCCCGTAAAATAGCAGAAGAACTCGGATTAATCGGGATAATAGACGAATCAGATATTATAAAAGCCGTTGAAAAAGCCATAAAAGAGAATCCACAAGCCGTTAAGGACTATCATGATGGTAAGGAAGCTGCGATCAACTTCCTCGTTGGACAAGTAATGCGATTAACCCAGGGAAAAGCTGACCCCACAAAGACACTCCAACTCATAAAAGAAAGAATTTGAGAGGAGCCTACATGCAATGGCTAGGAAAGTCATTGATCTGATGATATGGCACCCAAAGGGCGATATCAGAAAATGTAAGATAAGTTACCTTCACAGAGGAGCCCATAAAAATTTGAAAACTATTAAAGGCACGGATATAAAGAAACTTGAAAAAGGGTTCCTGATCCTTAAAAAAGGAACAGCCATACCATATCATAGGATAGTGAAAATAGAATGCGGGGAAAAATTAATATGGAAAAAAGGTGAAAAGGGGTAAAATGGCCAAGAAAGCACTAGTAAAAGATTACATGACGAGAGAAGTTATCTCAGTAACTCCTGACACTTCAACTGCTGAGATAATCAGGTTAATGAAAGAAACAGGACATGATGGGTTCCCGGTGAGAGATAATGATAGTGTTATCGGTATCATAACCGCATTCGACCTTCTAATAAAACCTTGGGTAAAAACTGTCAAGGAGATAATGTCCACCGATGTTGTGGTGGCAGACCAGGACATGTCATTAAATGATGCCGCTAGAGTAATGTTCAGAATGGGAATATCACGCCTCCCAGTTATTGACAAGAACGGAAAGCTCGTGGGTATAATCACCAACACTGACATAGTGCGTTCACATATTGAAAGATCAACACCAATGAAAGTCAATTATTTTAAAAAGACGCTAGAACAGCTATATAATGTTAAACCAGAAGTTAAGCGGATGAAAATACCGATATCAAAGCTCAGACCCACACAGAGTAAAATATACGCTGATGAACTCGAAGGAAGAATATACGAGATCAGAAAGGGACTTGCAGAACCCACAATAGTCGTTAAAACAGGAGACCGTTACATCTTGGTTGATGGGCACCATAGAGCCGTGGCATCATATAAACTAGGCTATAAAGAAATAGACTCCTATGTAATAGACATGAAAAAAGATCTTAAACTTGGAATGGAAAAAACCGCAGATATTAACAAGATATACACCCTAGACGATATTGAAATAATCGATGACGCCCAACATCCTCTTATAGCCATCACAACCAGTATGAAAAAAGCAAAATCGAGGAAAAAAAGATGAAAAATGATATATTAAGGGAAATCTACATGGTCCTCGAAACACGCAGAGACAAACCAATAGACTCTTACACCTCCAATCTAATGAAAGATGATAACAAAACCGGAGAGGATAAAATACTTGAAAAGATTGGGGAGGAAGCAGCAGAACTTATAATAGCATCAAAAAATGATGAACACGTCCTAGAAGAGGCTGTAGACCTCCTATTTCACACTTTTTTACTCCTCGTCTATAAAGGTATAAAATTTGATGAAATCCTCGATGAATTCTCAAAAAGGAGAAAACCCCACTAATCATTCAAATGCTCTTATAATTTTAATTGCCAGGGCCGCTGCTCCAAAACCATTATCAATATTCACAACCCCGATACCTGGTGTGCAGGATTGCAACATTGAATAGAGGGCTGAGAACCCACCTTCACCCACACCATATCCAATGGAAGTTGGGACTCCAATAACGGGCACATCCACTAAACCAGCAACAACTGATGGTAGGGCGCCCTCCATCCCAGCCACCACAATTATAATCTTAACATCGTCTTCAAGCATATCATATAAAGGTTGTACAAGCCTATGAATCCCAGCAACACCCACATCATAGGCTCTGATAACCTGACAACCATATTCCTCCAAGATAGTCCTAGCTTCTTCTGCAACTGGTATATCCGCAGTACCAGCAGTTATTATACCCACCTTAGAATCCAGAGAAATTTTATCATCCCTCTTCACAACAAGAATATGAGCTCTCTTATTATATTTGATTGAAAATCCCCTCTCTTCAAGCGAACTTATCTCTTCCCTGATATTCTCAAATCTCTCAGGACTGAGACGTGTTACGATCATAGGATCTGTTGGAGAAGACAAGAGAATCTGCACAATATCATCATCATCTTTACCCAATGCTAATATAGCTTCTGGAAATCCTGTTCTTAACTTTCTCCCAATATCGAACCTAGCCACTTCTCTAATATCCAAAAACTGACTCTTTATAAGCTTTTCAGCCTCCTCGATTGAAATCTTACCATCCTTAAGATCTTTAAGTATGGGTCTTACGATGAAGACCACCCCCCAATATGATAATATAATAAAGTTTACAATATACACTTTAAAAGGTAACCGGTGAGGTGTGAAATGTACAGGGCCCACATTTTCGTCCAAGGGATAGTACAAGGCGTAGGTTTCAGGCCAACGGTCTACAGGTTAGCGAATGATCTCGAACTTAAAGGTTATGTTAGGAATCTTGGAAACATTGTAGAAATAGTCGTTGAAGGGGAAAAAGAAATCATAAGAAAATTTATCAATGATCTGAAATTGAAAAAGCCCCCAATATCGAAAATATCTAACATAGAAGTTGAATGGGATGAAATAAACCATCTAAGTTTCACAAATTTCGAAATCAAAGGGAGTTCCTCAGAATTTAAAGGAAGATCTGTAATACCTGCTGATGTTGCAACTTGTGAAGCATGCCTATCTGACATGAACAATCCAAAGGATCGAAGATACCTTTACCCATTCACCGCATGTACAGATTGTGGGCCAAGATTTACCGTAATCGAGGAAATACCCTATGACAGAGAAAGGACAAGTATGAAGGAGTTCCCGCTCTGTGAAGAATGTCAAAGGGAATACAATAACCCATCAGATCGAAGATATCATGCGGAGGCAACATGCTGTCCAGTATGCGGGCCAAAACTCTCGTTATACGATGATAGACCCATCCTTGTCGATGATCCGTTAAAAGAGGCTGCTAAGATATTAGATGAAGGTTATATTGTCGCCATGAAGGGTATAGGTGGCACGCACCTTGTATGTGACGCTACAAACGAAGAAACAGTTAAAATGTTAAGAGAAAGATTAGGAAGACCATATCAGCCCTTTGCTTGCATGTCACCCGACATCGAGACAATAAAAACCTTCGCGATAGTATCAAGTGCAGAGGAAAGAGTTTTAAAGTCAAGAAGACGGCCGATTGTCGTGTTAAAAAAAAGTGACCAATATTATCTAGCTCCATCAGTTGCTCCAAGTTTACATAATATTGGTATAATGCTCCCTTATTCAGGCATACATCATATGCTCTTTAAATATGCTGAAAGGCCCGCTTATGTGATGACATCTGCTAACAAGCCTGGAGAACCCATGATAATTAGAAACAAGGAAATACTTGGAAGACTTAAAGGCATAGCTGACTATTTCTTAATCCATAACAGGAAGATAGTGAATCGATGTGACGATTCTGTTGTCCGCTTCAGAGGGGATGACATGGCATTCATACGCCGGTCCCGTGGCTACACACCAGAACCTTATGACCTTTCAAATTTATCATCAGATTCTAATGTTATAGCATTGGGGCCTGAGATAGATGTGACATTCGCTATTTTAAACCATGGAGAATGTTATCTTTCCCAATATATTGGTAATACTACAAAATATGATACTACAAGGTTTCTGGAAGATGCCCTTAGGCATCTTATGAAAATAACTGGAATTGAGGAGGTAGATGCGGTAGCTTGTGATTTGCATCCTAGATTTTTCACGACTAAACTTGCGGAAGAGTTAAGCAGAGAATATTCAGCCCGATTATTTAAGGTTCAGCATCATCATGCCCATGCAGCCGCCCTTGCGGTAGATTCTGGAGTAGATGAATTTGTATGCATCGCGGCTGATGGTGTAGGGTATGGAGATGATGGTACGGCATGGGGTGGTGAAATACTTTATTGTTTTGATGATCAATATAAGAGACTTGGGAGCTTAGCCCCCCAGAAAATGCCGGGTGGAGACTTATGCGCCATATATCCTGCTAGGATGCTTTTTTCAATCCTTGGAAGTTATTATACTCTTGATTATCTTGAAGAACTTTTCAAGGATGAATACAAGCAATATTTCCCCCATGGCGAGAAGGAGATACAATTGGTGAGAAGACAATTGGAAAGGGATATTAATGTTGGTATAACCACAAGTACTGGGAGGATCCTGGATTCTATCGCAACAGCACTCCATATATGTTCTAAGAGGACATATGAGGGGGAGTGTGCGATGAAACTTGAATCAGCCGCTTATAAGTCCTCAAATTATCTTGATATACCCTATAGGGTGGACAAGTACGAAGGTAGGTATGTTCTTGACACAACAGATCTTTTATTAAAAGTGATGGAGCTTAAAAATGCGGGTGAAAAAATAGTGGATATAGCGGCAGCAGCTCAAAGATCTCTCTCAAGGGGTTTGGCTGAGATAGCTGTTAGGGTTGCGGAGGATGTTGGCACAGATATAATCGGTGGATCAGGGGGTGTGTTCTATAATGAGGCCATAAGTCTCACGGTCAAGGATTATGTGGAGGATATGGGTTATAGGTTTATACAACATAAAAATTCGTGTGCAGGTGATGGTTCAGTATCCCTTGGACAAGCTGTGATCGCCACTATGCGACTATAGCGGATTTTCTTCTAGGATCTTTTCTGCTTTCCTTTTGAGTGATTCATAGACTTTTATCAACTTCTCTAATTCTTTCACCGCCCCCTCATCACCTTTTTTTATTCTTGTTTCTATTTTCATGAGCCTTGACCATTCACTGGTGAAAAATTCTTCATCTTCTTCTATAAGGTCTATTTTGAAGGTGTTCTTGTTTATTATGATGCTAAGGTGGATGTCATTAGAAATATTATAATATTTACGTGGTCTTCCACGTTCTATTTTCTTAAAGAAGGAATCTAGTATACCTACTTCTTCCATTGCTCTCAGATGTTCTATTATGGCTTTCTGGCCTATCTTTAACTCCTTTGATATTTGGCTTACGAATCTTGGCTCTTCCCTTAATAGGTTTATGATTTCGCGTCTTGTCCTGCATCCCATAACATCTAGTAAGGCTTCCATGTCCATGTTGTTTATCCTTGTCATTGTTATAATCATTTGACGAAAGATTTATATAACCTTTTGTAACTATAACTTTCTTGAACCTAAAATTATAACCTTTTGTAACTTTAATAGGGTGACTCAATGCCAAAACCAAAAAAGGAAAAATCCGAAAAAGAACTTGAAAAATGCACAAAAAAATTAAAAGAACTCAAAAAAGAGTTATCAAAAAAGGAAGATGAAATAGAAGAATACATTTCACATTTGCAAAGATTACAAGCTGACTTCGAAAACTATAAAAAACAAAGAGAAAAACAAGAAACCCAGATAATAGAATACGCCAATGAAAAACTCATACTAAAATTAGTAGACGTGCTAGAGGACATGGAACGAGCCATTGCCAACTGTAACAGCCCCAAAGACTTCAAAGATGGTCTGAATCTCATCTACAGGAAATTCAACAATATCCTAGAAAAAGAGGGCCTACAAAGAATACCCACCAAAGGAGAAAAATTCGACCCATTCAAACACGAAGCAATCCAAGTAGAAAATCACGAAAAATACAAAAACGGGGAAATAATCGAAGAAATATCAAGAGGTTACATGCTAAAAGACAAGATAATAAAACCCTCCCTCGTAAAAGTATGTAAAAAGGATTAATGGGGTGATTAAGTGGCGAAAAAGGAAAAGATCATAGGAATAGACCTTGGGACAAGCAACTCTGCCGCAGCAGTACTCATAGGTGGTAAACCCACCATAATACCCAGTGCAGAAGGCGCATCACTATATGGTAAAACATTCCCAAGTGTTGTCGCATTCACAGAAGACGGACAAATGCTAGTAGGAGAACCAGCCAGAAGACAAGCAATCACAAACCCAGAAAACACAATCACAGCCATAAAAAGGAGCATGGGCACCAACAGGAAAATAAAAATCCAAGACAAAGAATTCACACCACAAGAAATATCAGCATTCATACTACAAAAAATAAAAAAGGACGCAGAAGCATTCCTAGGAGAAAAAGTGGAAAAAGCAGTTATAACTGTCCCAGCCTATTTCAACGACAACCAGAGAACAGCAACAAAAGACGCCGGCACGATAGCAGGATTAGAAGTCGTTAGACTAGTAAACGAACCAACAGCCGCAAGCCTAGCCTACGGATTAGACAAAGAAGACGAAGAACTCGACATAATGGTATTCGACTTCGGAGGAGGAACACTAGACGTAACAATAATGGAATTCGGCGGAGGAGTATTCGAAGTACAATCCACAAGCGGAGACACACAACTCGGCGGAACAGACATGGACAACGCCATCATGAACTACCTAGCAGAAGAATTCAAAAAAGAAACAGGAATAGACATAATGGAAGACGACAATGCAGTCCAAAGACTGAGAGAAGCCGCCGAAAAAGCCAAAATAGAACTATCATCAACAGTACAAACCGAAATAAACCTACCATACATAACAGCAGACTCCAGCGGCCCCAAACACCTCATACATACGCTGACAAGGGCAAAACTAGAAGAACTAGTAGATCCAATCGTCCGAAAATGTGCAGGGCCAATGGAACAAGCCCTAAAAGATGCTAAGATGGGTAAAGAAGACATCGACAAAATAATACTAGTAGGTGGGCCCACAAGGATGCCAATCGTCCAAAAATTCGTCGAAGACTTCATGGGCAAACCAGTTGAACGTGGAATCGACCCAATGGAATGCGTGGCAATGGGAGCGGCCATACAAGGCGGAGTACTCGCAGGTGAAATAAAAGATATTGTACTATTAGACGTGACACCATTATCCCTTGGCATCGAAACACAAGGGGGTATATTCACCAAATTAATCGAAAGAAACACAACAATACCCACACGAAAGAGCCAAATATTCACAACAGCAGCCGACAACCAAACAGCAGTAGACATACACATATTACAAGGTGAAAGGCCAATGGCAAAGGATAACATAAGCCTTGGTAGATTCCAATTAGTAGGCATACCACCCGCCCCAAGGGGAGTGCCACAAATAGAAGTAACATTCGACATTGACGCCAACGGCATACTAAACGTGTCAGCAAAGGACCTTGGAACAGGAAAAGAACAAGCCATGAAAATAACAGCACCACATAAACTATCAGAAGAAGAAATAAAAAAGAAGATTGAAGAAGCCAAAAAGTATGCTGAAGAAGACCGTAAAAGACAAAAAGAAGTTGAAATCAGAAACAATGCAGACTCCATGATATACACAGCAGAAAAAACCCTAAATGAACTATCAGAGAAAATACCCTCTGATAAGAAAGAGAAAATCAAAAAATTAATCGAAGAATTAAAAGAAGAACTTAAAGGAGATGACATAACAAAGATAAAATCAAAGACAGAAGAACTCACAAAGGCCGTGCAAGAGATCGGCGCAACAATCTACCAACAAGTACAACAAGAAAGCGGGGACTCAGATGATACAATCGATGCAGACTACGAAGTAAAAGATTAATCCATCCCCTCCAATTTTTTGGTGAACCTATGCCAAAAAAGGATTATTATGAGATACTAGGTGTTGATAGAAACGCCAGTAAAAAAGATATAAAAAGAGCCTATAGGAGGCTGGCGAGGAAATACCATCCGGACGTTAGCGATGACCCCAATGCTGCTGAAAAGTTTAAAGAAATCAGCGAAGCCTACGCGGTATTATCCGATGATGAGAAAAGGCGAAGATACGACCAATTCGGACACGCTGGGATGGAAGGGTTCACACAAGAAGACATATTCAGAAACATAAACTTTGAAGACATATTCAAAGATTTAGACTTCGATTTTAGCAACATATTCGACATCTTCGGCTTCGGCAGGAGACGAAGCCCCCAAAAGGGGGCTGATATAAATTATAGGCTCGAAATAACACTAGAAGATGCATACAACGGCTTGGAAACCGATATAAAAGTCCCACATACAAGAAAGTGTCCTGTTTGTAATGGTTCAAGGGCAGAACCCGGCAGCAACACAAGGACATGCACCACCTGTAACGGCACAGGACAGGTAAGACAAGTGCAAAGAACGCTCCTAGGCCAAATAATGAACATAAAAACCTGTCCGGATTGTAATGGGGAAGGTAGAATCATTGAAAAACCATGTAACAATTGTAAAGGTACAGGAATGGTTAAAAAGACGAGCACGATCCATATAAGGATACCCCCTGGAGTTGAGGACGGTTCAAAGTTAAGGATTCCAGGAGAAGGTGAAATGGGCCCAATGGGCAGGCCCCCAGGCGACCTTTACGTGACGATAAAAATAAAACCACACAAATTATTCGAAAGGAAAGGGGCTAACCTTTATTTTGAAAAACCAATAAGTTTCGTCCAAGCAGCCCTAGGAGATATAGTTGAAATCCCAACCATGGAAAAACCAGTCAAACTTAAAATACCCCCAGGAACCCAAACCGGGACTACATTCCGCATAAAAGGTTATGGGATGCCCCATATCAACTGGGAAGGCCGTGGCAACTTATATGTGAAAGTGAGGGTTGTAACACCACAAAAGTTGAATAAGAGACAAAAGGAACTTTTAAGGGAATTTGCGAAGGTTAGTGGTGATGAGATCAAAAAGGAAAAGGGTCTGTTCCAGAGGATGAAGGATGCTATAATATATTGAATGGAGCATGCCGAGAGTAACCCCCCTTCTGTTCATGGCAGCATTTATCTAGGCGGGCTACCTCTGCCTCGTACAGTACTCATAGGCAGTATTTGCCCTTGCATCCCACGGGTTGGCCGTTTCACCGATCCCCCCACTGTCAATCAACCCCTTTATAGTGGTTGGGGTCTCATTATCATCCAAATGGGGGACGTGTCGTTTCTGCTCCAGAGCCCAGCCTCTCGGCTGATGCCTTGCGGCACCGTGGATACTGTATGATGGGGGGAGTTTCCTCAGCCCCCCACACAATGAGTGTGTGGTGGGGGGCCGGTAGCTGCCCTTCGGCTTACTCCATCAAAGAATAGTATTGAATAGCGGGGCCTAGATTTGAACTAGGGATCTCGGGGTTATGAGCCCCGCGGGATCACCAGACTACCCCACCCCGCTAAATAGTAGATTATATCATAACCTTATATAAATCTTTCGCCCCCACCGTGCCTGGGAGGATCTGTTTTGGGGCGGTGGAGTAGTTTCTTGTGGGATATGGGTAAGTTTTTTAGTTTATTTTGTGGAAATCCCATGTGGGTGTAGGGTTGAACAACCTCGATTTTTTGACTTTCTATATTCACAGAAAGGTTTTAACTGCTTATATATATGGAGAATCTATTAGCATTTTGGGGGGAGTGTAAGGGTATTTAAATTTGTATTTTGGCGTGCTGCCAAGTTGTGGTGGTTTTATAAGTAAGGATAGTTTGAATTTTGATGTGTGTGGTTTATTTTATTTTATCTTCTAATTTTTTAAGTCTTTTGTCCAAGGATTCGAGTTTTTTATTAGTATAACCTCTATATTCATTGAATCTCTGTTCTAATTCGCTTATATTACGTGATACTAGGTCTAATCTGCTTTGTAATGTTTTTATATCATCTTTTGTGGCTAATTCCCAATCTTTTATTAGTTCGTCGCTTTTTTCTTCTAGGAAAGCGTCAATTTTACTTGATATTATATCTGTGCTGATGGGCACTTCCTTTACTTTGTGGATTATCCTGTCGCTTACATCGGATACTTTTTCGCTTACGCTCATGCGTCCACCTTCCTCTTCAGTAAGTTTTCCCCCCATATTATAAACACGGGATCTTAGGCGTGTCTTAACATTGCCAGATTCTATGAGATAATAATATAATAAGACTATTATAGCCCCTGCGAGTATAAGTATAGCTAACAGTTCTAATGCGCTCATACTAATCCCTCACCCTTTTTAAAATTTTATCCATTTCTTTTTCTTTTTTTTCTATGTCTTTTAGCATTTCTTCGAGTTTTCTGAATTCTGTCTGGGCTTCTAGTCTCGCTAATCTTTCACTTATTTCACTGTGAAGATATCCTATTCTTTGCATTATATTCTTGGTATCTTTCCTTATCTTCGCTAATTTCTCCTGTTGCTCCTTTGGAAGGGGTATTGTCGTCTCCATTAAACGTTTAGATTCAAGATCCTTTTCAACGAGTGAGATTTTTCTGAGTTCTATCTCCTTCTCGAGTAATAGAACATTATTCTGCACTTCCCTGACCTTCCTCCATTGGATGGCAATTATAACTATAGCTGCAAATGCTATGAAAGCCAAAATCAAGATCATTAAATTTTGGGGTATTATAACACTACTTGTAGCCATACCACTCCCTCACATATATTCTTTTAGCAGATGATATATAAATAGGTTTATAAGATTAAAATTTCACTATTGACCATAATGAGTATTATGTGATCATCATGGAGGAAGAATACAAGAAAGCTGGGCGGATACTATCAAAGATCCGAAGGAAAGCTTCCAGGTTCGTGCAAGAAGATCTGCCAGTTATAGAACTCGTAAATTTCGTTGAAGATAATATCCGGAAAGAAGGGGCTAGACCAGCATTCCCATGTAATGTTTCAATAAATGATATAACAGCACATTACACCCCCCCAGCCAACGACAAAACTGTGATTAGAAGTGGGGATCTTGTGAAATTAGATATGGGTGCGCATGTAGATGGTTATATAGCCGATACCGCCATAAGCATCCTCATAGGAGACCATGATGAAAATTTTGAAAAAAACCTGAAAATGATCGAGGCGTCCCAGAGGGCTCTTGAAAATGCTATAAGCATAATAAAAGCCGGTGTAGAACTCGAAAAAGTAGGGAAGATCATCCAGGATACCATAAATGATTTCGGTTTCAAACCAGTAGCCAATCTCACCGGTCATAGTATGGATAGATGGATACTACATTCAGGATTATCAGTACCTAATATCAACGAGAAAAATACACATAAACTCGAAGAAGGAGATGTTCTCGCTATCGAACCATTCGCAACTGATGGTATTGGATATGTAACCGACATGCCCCAGACATATATTTTCAGATTTTTAAGGGATAGACCCCTCAGATTAGCCCATGCAAGGAATGTTCTCAAAAAGATAAAACAAGAATACAAAAGTTTACCATTCGCCCAAAGGTGGCTAACAGAATACTTCGACCCCAAAAGACTTAACGCTTCTATGAGGCTACTAATACAGTCAAGGGCGATCTACCCATACCATGTACTCCGAGAAAAGAGTGGCGCATGGGTATCACAAGCAGAACATACAATAATCGTTGAAAAGGACAGCTGCCAAGTTATAACCGAATAAAGACTTTTTCTCGCCAAAATTTTATATACTACTTTCACAGAAAATAGTAAAAATATAGAAAATTTTTCACATTGGGGGGGTGAATTTTTATGATCCTAGAAGGGCCAGTAGGCCTCTATCTTAAAGGTCTAATTGACAATCTTTTAGATGAAATTGAAAATGATGTGAATGGTAAAAGAGCATTAGATTTAGGTTGTGGGTATGGATACTATACAGTGGATTTGCTTCAGAGAGGATATGAAGTTGATGCTGTTGATATTTCAAAACATTCAATCCAAATGACCCGAAATTGAGAAAATGGAAAATAATCCAAGTGTCAAATTACATAATATAAACGCATTAAAATTCAAACCAGAGAAAAAATATAATCTTATAGTCTGCTTTGAGATGTTAGAACATTTACATGAAGATCTAAAGTTATTAAAATTGATCAATTCTTGGATGAAAAATGATGGATTTTTATTAATCAGCGTCCCCCACAATGAAAAGCTTTGGAACATAAGAGACGAACAAGCCGGCCACCTTAGAAGATACTCCAAGGACGAAATCAAAAATAAATTGAAAAAAGCAAATCTAAAACCGACAAGGATACTATGTTACGGTTTCCCATTTATCAGACTATTCCTAGGAACCTATTTAAAAATTGAGGAAAAAATGCAAAAAAAGACGGGAAAAGAGGATAAAACCAACACCTCACAAACCAGACCAGTTCTACCAAGGCGGATGAAAAAAATAAGCGCGCCCATACTAAAACATCTTTTCAAATTCGACAATTTGTTCTTAAATAGTGATCGAGGTTTTGGACTAGTAATAATGGCCAAGAAAATTACACAATGATAAGAGGGAGCGTTAAGGGCCTTGCAGGGCAGAGAAAATAAAATCCAAGTAAAAAAGGGTGACATTACCAATATCGAAGTTGATGCCATAGTTAACCCTGCCAATTCCTATGGTCTAATGGGGGGAGGCGTGGCATTATCAATAAAAGAGA
The sequence above is drawn from the Methanothermobacter tenebrarum genome and encodes:
- the dnaK gene encoding molecular chaperone DnaK, with product MAKKEKIIGIDLGTSNSAAAVLIGGKPTIIPSAEGASLYGKTFPSVVAFTEDGQMLVGEPARRQAITNPENTITAIKRSMGTNRKIKIQDKEFTPQEISAFILQKIKKDAEAFLGEKVEKAVITVPAYFNDNQRTATKDAGTIAGLEVVRLVNEPTAASLAYGLDKEDEELDIMVFDFGGGTLDVTIMEFGGGVFEVQSTSGDTQLGGTDMDNAIMNYLAEEFKKETGIDIMEDDNAVQRLREAAEKAKIELSSTVQTEINLPYITADSSGPKHLIHTLTRAKLEELVDPIVRKCAGPMEQALKDAKMGKEDIDKIILVGGPTRMPIVQKFVEDFMGKPVERGIDPMECVAMGAAIQGGVLAGEIKDIVLLDVTPLSLGIETQGGIFTKLIERNTTIPTRKSQIFTTAADNQTAVDIHILQGERPMAKDNISLGRFQLVGIPPAPRGVPQIEVTFDIDANGILNVSAKDLGTGKEQAMKITAPHKLSEEEIKKKIEEAKKYAEEDRKRQKEVEIRNNADSMIYTAEKTLNELSEKIPSDKKEKIKKLIEELKEELKGDDITKIKSKTEELTKAVQEIGATIYQQVQQESGDSDDTIDADYEVKD
- the dnaJ gene encoding molecular chaperone DnaJ; its protein translation is MPKKDYYEILGVDRNASKKDIKRAYRRLARKYHPDVSDDPNAAEKFKEISEAYAVLSDDEKRRRYDQFGHAGMEGFTQEDIFRNINFEDIFKDLDFDFSNIFDIFGFGRRRSPQKGADINYRLEITLEDAYNGLETDIKVPHTRKCPVCNGSRAEPGSNTRTCTTCNGTGQVRQVQRTLLGQIMNIKTCPDCNGEGRIIEKPCNNCKGTGMVKKTSTIHIRIPPGVEDGSKLRIPGEGEMGPMGRPPGDLYVTIKIKPHKLFERKGANLYFEKPISFVQAALGDIVEIPTMEKPVKLKIPPGTQTGTTFRIKGYGMPHINWEGRGNLYVKVRVVTPQKLNKRQKELLREFAKVSGDEIKKEKGLFQRMKDAIIY
- the map gene encoding type II methionyl aminopeptidase, which produces MEEEYKKAGRILSKIRRKASRFVQEDLPVIELVNFVEDNIRKEGARPAFPCNVSINDITAHYTPPANDKTVIRSGDLVKLDMGAHVDGYIADTAISILIGDHDENFEKNLKMIEASQRALENAISIIKAGVELEKVGKIIQDTINDFGFKPVANLTGHSMDRWILHSGLSVPNINEKNTHKLEEGDVLAIEPFATDGIGYVTDMPQTYIFRFLRDRPLRLAHARNVLKKIKQEYKSLPFAQRWLTEYFDPKRLNASMRLLIQSRAIYPYHVLREKSGAWVSQAEHTIIVEKDSCQVITE
- a CDS encoding bifunctional 2-polyprenyl-6-hydroxyphenol methylase/3-demethylubiquinol 3-O-methyltransferase UbiG, coding for MILEGPVGLYLKGLIDNLLDEIENDVNGKRALDLGCGYGYYTVDLLQRGYEVDAVDISKHSIQMTRN
- a CDS encoding methyltransferase domain-containing protein, producing MENNPSVKLHNINALKFKPEKKYNLIVCFEMLEHLHEDLKLLKLINSWMKNDGFLLISVPHNEKLWNIRDEQAGHLRRYSKDEIKNKLKKANLKPTRILCYGFPFIRLFLGTYLKIEEKMQKKTGKEDKTNTSQTRPVLPRRMKKISAPILKHLFKFDNLFLNSDRGFGLVIMAKKITQ